A single genomic interval of Pseudomonas sp. FeN3W harbors:
- a CDS encoding FCD domain-containing protein — MHASAPRAVPEYALQAIRRLIDEQGYRPGDALPSQRELAERLGVSRASLREALSSLSALGLVSVQAGKGVFVQEPQRLEAATGFAWPFAAVSAADTFQLRFALEGFACGLAAGVLTAEELDVLQDNVERMRGELRAGDFEQAARLDFEFHQRILAASGNQAMFGLVASRAEIFLESQKLPFIRPERALETWQEHRKILKALARHAAGPAQKAMQQHIRAAALRTGIAFATLGD, encoded by the coding sequence ATGCATGCTTCCGCCCCCCGTGCCGTACCCGAATATGCCTTGCAGGCGATCCGCCGTCTGATCGACGAGCAGGGCTACCGCCCGGGCGATGCCCTGCCGTCGCAGCGCGAGCTGGCCGAGCGTCTCGGGGTCAGCCGGGCTTCGCTGCGCGAGGCGCTGTCCTCGCTCAGCGCGCTGGGGCTGGTCAGTGTGCAGGCGGGCAAGGGCGTGTTCGTACAGGAGCCGCAGCGGCTGGAGGCGGCCACGGGCTTCGCCTGGCCCTTCGCCGCCGTGTCGGCGGCCGATACCTTCCAGCTGCGTTTCGCCCTGGAGGGGTTCGCCTGCGGTTTGGCCGCCGGGGTGCTGACCGCCGAGGAGCTGGACGTGCTGCAGGACAATGTCGAGCGGATGCGCGGCGAGTTGCGCGCCGGGGATTTCGAGCAGGCGGCGCGGCTGGACTTCGAATTCCACCAGCGCATCCTCGCCGCCAGCGGCAACCAGGCCATGTTCGGCCTGGTCGCATCCCGTGCGGAGATCTTCCTGGAAAGCCAGAAACTGCCGTTCATTCGCCCGGAACGGGCGCTGGAAACCTGGCAGGAGCACCGCAAGATCCTCAAGGCCCTGGCCCGGCACGCCGCCGGCCCGGCGCAGAAGGCGATGCAGCAGCATATCCGCGCGGCGGCCCTGCGCACCGG
- a CDS encoding amino acid ABC transporter permease, with translation MAYRFDFAAVLQHSDLLLQGAAFTLGLTAIGTLLGVALGIVGAILRAWRIRPFDRIFGAYVELIRNTPFIVQLFFIFFGLPSLGFRLGEWEAAVLAMVINLGAYSTEIIRAGIQAIPAGQLEAAAALAMSRFETFRHVVLRPALAKVWPALSSQIIIVMLGSAVCSQISTEELSFAANFIQSRNFRAFETYLVTTALYLLMAILIRQLLAWFGRRFVMGAR, from the coding sequence ATGGCATACCGGTTCGACTTCGCCGCCGTCCTGCAGCACAGCGACCTGCTGCTGCAGGGCGCGGCCTTCACCCTCGGCCTGACCGCGATCGGCACCCTGCTCGGCGTCGCTCTCGGCATCGTCGGGGCAATCCTGCGCGCCTGGCGCATCCGCCCGTTCGACCGCATCTTCGGCGCCTACGTGGAGCTGATCCGCAACACGCCGTTCATCGTCCAGCTGTTCTTCATCTTCTTCGGCCTGCCCTCGCTGGGCTTTCGCCTGGGCGAGTGGGAAGCTGCGGTGCTGGCGATGGTGATCAACCTCGGCGCCTACTCCACCGAGATCATCCGCGCCGGCATCCAGGCCATCCCGGCCGGGCAACTGGAGGCTGCGGCGGCACTGGCCATGAGCCGCTTCGAGACCTTCCGCCACGTGGTCCTGCGCCCGGCGCTGGCCAAAGTCTGGCCGGCGCTGTCGAGCCAGATCATCATCGTCATGCTCGGCTCGGCGGTGTGCTCGCAGATCTCCACCGAGGAGCTGTCGTTCGCCGCCAACTTCATCCAGTCGCGCAACTTCCGCGCCTTCGAGACCTACCTGGTCACCACCGCGTTGTATCTGCTCATGGCCATCCTCATCCGCCAGCTGCTGGCCTGGTTCGGCCGCCGCTTCGTCATGGGAGCGCGCTGA
- the ppx gene encoding exopolyphosphatase codes for MPQSPAESFPMIAALDLGSNSFHMVLARTSNGEMRILERLGEKVQLAAGIDENRLLDEAAMQRGLDCLRRFAQLVNHLPQGAVRIVGTNALREARNRATFIRRAEEIVNHQVEVISGREEARLIYLGVSHTIPSSSGRRLVADIGGGSTEFIIGEGFESQLRESLQMGCVSYTQRFFRDGKITPARYAQAYTAARVELMGIEHGLRRLGWQESIGASGTIRAVGLAIKSGGFGNGEVNVEGLGWLKRKLFKLGDVEKIDIDGVKPDRRGVFPAGLAILEAIFDALEISSMTHSEGALREGVLYDLLGRHHDEDIRDRSLSFLMERYHVDMEQAARVEAKALEAFDQVAQAWNLDQDWHRELLAWAARVHEVGLDIAHYHYHKHGAYLIEHSDLPGFSRQDQLMLALLVRGHRRNIPQDKFGEIGTDADALVRLCILLRFAILFHHIRGANAVSEVQLEASERGLELVFPAGWLDANPLTRADFEAEAAWLARVGYELRMK; via the coding sequence ATGCCCCAATCCCCCGCCGAAAGTTTTCCCATGATCGCCGCCCTCGACCTGGGCTCGAACAGTTTCCACATGGTGCTGGCACGCACCAGCAACGGCGAGATGCGCATACTCGAACGGCTCGGCGAAAAGGTACAGCTGGCCGCGGGCATCGACGAGAACCGCCTGCTCGACGAAGCGGCGATGCAGCGCGGGCTCGACTGCCTGCGCCGTTTCGCGCAACTGGTCAATCATCTGCCGCAGGGCGCGGTGCGCATCGTCGGCACCAACGCACTGCGTGAAGCACGCAATCGCGCCACCTTCATCCGCCGCGCCGAAGAGATCGTCAATCATCAGGTCGAGGTCATCTCCGGCCGCGAAGAGGCGCGTCTGATCTATCTCGGCGTGTCGCACACCATCCCGAGCAGTTCCGGCCGGCGCCTGGTGGCCGACATCGGCGGTGGCAGTACCGAATTCATCATCGGCGAGGGCTTCGAATCGCAGCTGCGCGAAAGCCTGCAGATGGGCTGCGTGAGCTACACCCAACGCTTCTTCCGCGACGGCAAGATCACCCCGGCACGCTACGCCCAGGCCTATACCGCCGCGCGGGTCGAACTGATGGGCATCGAGCATGGCCTGCGCCGGCTCGGCTGGCAGGAATCCATCGGTGCGTCCGGCACCATCCGCGCCGTCGGTCTGGCGATCAAGAGCGGCGGCTTCGGCAACGGCGAAGTCAATGTCGAAGGGCTGGGATGGCTCAAGCGCAAGCTGTTCAAGCTCGGCGACGTGGAGAAGATCGACATCGATGGCGTCAAGCCGGACCGCCGCGGCGTGTTCCCGGCCGGCCTGGCGATTCTGGAGGCGATCTTCGATGCCCTGGAGATCAGCAGCATGACCCACTCCGAAGGCGCATTGCGCGAAGGCGTGCTGTACGACCTGCTCGGCCGGCACCATGACGAGGACATCCGCGACCGCTCGCTGAGCTTCCTGATGGAGCGCTACCACGTCGACATGGAGCAGGCCGCGCGAGTCGAAGCCAAGGCACTGGAGGCGTTCGACCAGGTGGCGCAAGCCTGGAACCTTGATCAGGACTGGCACCGCGAGCTGCTCGCCTGGGCCGCCCGGGTGCATGAAGTGGGCCTGGATATCGCTCATTACCACTACCACAAGCATGGCGCCTACCTGATCGAACATTCCGACCTGCCCGGCTTCTCACGTCAAGATCAGCTGATGCTGGCGTTGCTGGTACGCGGCCACCGACGCAACATCCCGCAGGACAAGTTCGGCGAGATCGGCACCGACGCCGATGCCCTGGTGCGCCTATGCATCCTGCTGCGCTTCGCCATCCTGTTCCACCATATCCGCGGCGCCAATGCCGTTTCCGAGGTGCAGCTGGAGGCCAGCGAGCGCGGCCTCGAGCTGGTCTTCCCGGCTGGCTGGCTGGACGCCAACCCGCTGACCCGCGCCGACTTCGAGGCCGAAGCCGCCTGGCTCGCACGGGTCGGCTACGAACTGCGGATGAAATGA
- a CDS encoding thioesterase family protein, whose protein sequence is MNHDDALLAEQTQAVRQMFERIPFNQALGIELDEVSTSQVVMHLPMKPELVGNFVHGILHGGVIASLLDVAGGAMAMLGAFDKHRHLTTQQRAARLSRLGTIDLRIDYLRPGRGTRFSASAVLLRSGNKVAVVRSELHNELGTLIAVGTGTYLCG, encoded by the coding sequence ATGAACCACGACGACGCACTGCTCGCCGAGCAGACCCAGGCGGTACGCCAGATGTTCGAACGCATTCCCTTCAACCAGGCGCTGGGCATCGAACTCGACGAGGTATCGACCTCCCAGGTCGTCATGCATCTACCGATGAAGCCGGAGCTGGTCGGCAACTTCGTCCACGGCATCCTGCATGGCGGGGTCATCGCCTCGCTGCTGGACGTGGCCGGCGGGGCGATGGCGATGCTCGGCGCCTTCGACAAGCATCGCCATCTGACCACCCAGCAGCGCGCCGCACGGCTTTCCCGGCTGGGTACCATCGACCTGCGCATCGACTACCTGCGCCCAGGTCGAGGCACGCGCTTCAGCGCCAGCGCGGTGCTGCTGCGCTCGGGCAACAAGGTCGCGGTGGTGCGTTCGGAGCTGCACAACGAACTGGGCACTCTGATCGCCGTGGGCACCGGCACTTATCTTTGCGGCTGA
- the elbB gene encoding isoprenoid biosynthesis glyoxalase ElbB, producing MNKKVAVILSGCGVYDGSEIYESVITLLRLDQRGVKVQCFAPNIAQMHVINHLTGEEMPESRNVLTESARLARGEIKDLREARAEDFDALIIPGGFGAAKNLSNFATEGASSKALPDVVALAQAFAEARKPVGMMCIAPTMAAQIFGAGVVCTLGSDEADAAKAVAQMGAEHQACEVSDIVVDKQHRLVTTPAYMLAQSISEAASGIYKLVDRVLEMTTEE from the coding sequence ATGAACAAGAAAGTCGCCGTGATCCTCTCCGGCTGTGGCGTCTACGACGGCTCGGAGATCTACGAAAGCGTCATCACCCTGCTGCGCCTGGACCAGCGTGGCGTCAAGGTGCAGTGCTTCGCACCGAACATCGCGCAGATGCACGTGATCAATCACCTGACCGGCGAGGAGATGCCAGAGTCGCGCAACGTGCTGACCGAGTCGGCTCGCCTGGCCCGCGGCGAGATCAAGGACCTGCGCGAGGCGCGCGCCGAGGACTTCGACGCGCTGATCATTCCCGGCGGTTTCGGCGCCGCGAAGAACCTCTCCAATTTCGCGACCGAAGGCGCCAGCAGCAAGGCACTGCCGGATGTGGTGGCGTTGGCCCAGGCCTTTGCCGAGGCACGCAAGCCGGTCGGCATGATGTGCATCGCACCGACCATGGCCGCGCAGATCTTCGGCGCCGGCGTGGTCTGCACCCTCGGCAGTGACGAGGCCGATGCCGCCAAGGCGGTCGCGCAGATGGGCGCCGAGCATCAGGCGTGCGAGGTCAGCGACATCGTCGTGGACAAGCAGCATCGACTGGTGACCACCCCGGCGTACATGCTGGCGCAGTCCATCAGCGAAGCCGCTTCGGGCATTTACAAGCTGGTCGACCGGGTACTGGAGATGACCACCGAGGAGTGA
- a CDS encoding amino acid ABC transporter ATP-binding protein, with translation MSLLNVTALHKYYGDNHVLKGIDLAVEEGEVVAIIGRSGSGKSTFLRTLNGLESIDDGVIEVDGEYIDAARADLRSLRQKVGMVFQQFNLFPHLTVGENVMLAPQVVKKTPRAEAERIARQMLERVGLAEKFDAYPERLSGGQQQRVAIARALAMSPRVLLCDEITSALDPELVNEVLAVVKQLASEGMTLVMVTHEMRFAREVGDKLVFMHQGKVHEIGDPRALFAAPQTEELRNFIGSVNL, from the coding sequence ATGTCACTGCTTAACGTCACCGCCCTGCACAAGTACTACGGCGACAACCACGTGCTCAAGGGCATCGACCTGGCCGTCGAGGAAGGCGAAGTGGTCGCCATCATCGGCCGCAGCGGCTCGGGCAAGAGCACCTTCCTGCGCACCCTCAACGGCCTGGAATCGATCGACGACGGCGTCATCGAGGTGGACGGCGAGTACATCGACGCCGCCCGCGCCGACCTGCGCAGCCTGCGGCAGAAGGTCGGCATGGTGTTCCAGCAGTTCAACCTGTTCCCGCACCTGACGGTGGGCGAGAACGTCATGCTGGCGCCGCAGGTGGTGAAGAAGACGCCGCGCGCCGAGGCCGAGCGGATCGCCCGGCAGATGCTCGAGCGCGTCGGCCTGGCGGAGAAGTTCGATGCCTACCCCGAGCGCCTGTCCGGCGGCCAGCAGCAGCGCGTGGCCATCGCCCGCGCCCTGGCCATGTCGCCCAGGGTGCTGCTGTGCGACGAGATCACCTCGGCGCTCGACCCGGAACTGGTCAACGAGGTGTTGGCGGTGGTCAAGCAACTGGCCAGCGAGGGCATGACCCTGGTCATGGTCACCCACGAAATGCGCTTCGCCCGCGAAGTGGGCGACAAGCTGGTGTTCATGCACCAGGGCAAGGTGCACGAGATTGGTGATCCCAGGGCGTTGTTCGCCGCGCCACAGACCGAGGAGCTGCGCAACTTCATCGGCTCGGTGAACCTGTGA
- a CDS encoding transporter substrate-binding domain-containing protein, giving the protein MRRIHRSLLGTLFAALAFGLTPAHADALDDIGARGVLKVAVPQDFPPFGSVGPDLKPRGLDIDTAQLLADKLAVKLELTPVNSTNRIPFLTTGKVDLVISSLGKNPEREQVIDFSAAYAPFYLGVFGPEEAAVASLDDLDGKTISVTRGSVEDIELSNVAPKGATLKRFEDNNSTIAAYLSGQVELIASGNVVMAAIAERNPRRVPVMKLNLKNSPTYVGLNKNEPALLEKVNAIIAAAKADGSLDAISQKWLKQPLPAEL; this is encoded by the coding sequence ATGCGCAGAATCCACCGCAGCCTGCTGGGCACCCTGTTCGCCGCCCTGGCCTTCGGCCTGACCCCGGCCCACGCCGACGCCCTCGACGACATCGGCGCCCGCGGCGTGCTCAAGGTCGCCGTGCCGCAGGATTTCCCGCCATTCGGCTCGGTCGGCCCGGACCTCAAGCCACGCGGCCTGGACATCGACACCGCGCAACTGCTGGCCGACAAGCTGGCGGTGAAACTGGAGCTGACCCCGGTCAACAGCACCAACCGCATCCCCTTCCTCACCACCGGCAAGGTCGACCTGGTGATCTCCAGCCTCGGCAAGAATCCCGAGCGCGAGCAGGTGATCGACTTCTCCGCCGCCTATGCGCCCTTCTACCTCGGCGTGTTCGGCCCGGAAGAAGCGGCAGTCGCCAGCCTCGACGATCTCGACGGCAAGACCATCAGCGTCACCCGTGGCTCGGTCGAGGACATCGAGCTGAGCAACGTCGCCCCCAAAGGGGCCACGCTCAAGCGTTTCGAGGACAACAACTCGACCATCGCCGCCTACCTCTCCGGCCAGGTCGAGCTGATCGCCAGCGGCAACGTGGTGATGGCCGCCATCGCCGAGCGCAACCCCAGGCGCGTGCCGGTGATGAAGCTCAACCTGAAGAACTCGCCCACCTATGTCGGCCTGAACAAGAACGAGCCGGCCCTGCTGGAGAAGGTCAACGCCATCATCGCCGCCGCCAAGGCCGACGGCAGCCTCGACGCGATCAGCCAGAAGTGGCTGAAGCAACCGTTGCCGGCCGAACTCTGA
- the hemB gene encoding porphobilinogen synthase has translation MSFVPASRLFPATRLRRNRRDDFSRRLVRENVLTVDDLILPVFVLDGENRREPVPSMPGVERLSIDLLLEEAEELVALGIPALALFPVTPLEKKSLDAAEAWNPEGIAQRATRALRARFPELGIITDVALDPFTTHGQDGILDDSGYVQNDVTVDALVRQALSHAEAGAQVVAPSDMMDGRIQAIREALEVAEHHNVRIMAYSAKYASAYYGPFRDAVGSAANLGKSNKNTYQMDPANGDEALHEVGADLAEGADMVMVKPGLPYLDIVWRVKDAFKAPTFVYQVSGEYAMHMAAIQNGWLSEAVILESLVGFKRAGADGILTYFAKQAAQQLKRGQ, from the coding sequence GTGAGTTTCGTTCCTGCCAGCCGGCTGTTCCCCGCTACTCGTCTGCGTCGCAATCGTCGTGACGATTTTTCCCGCCGTCTGGTGCGCGAAAATGTGCTGACCGTCGATGACCTGATCCTGCCGGTGTTCGTGCTCGACGGCGAGAACCGCCGCGAGCCGGTGCCGTCGATGCCGGGAGTGGAGCGCCTGTCCATCGACCTGCTGCTCGAGGAGGCCGAAGAGCTCGTGGCGCTGGGCATTCCGGCGCTGGCGCTGTTTCCGGTGACACCGCTGGAGAAGAAGTCCCTCGATGCGGCCGAAGCCTGGAACCCGGAGGGCATCGCCCAGCGCGCCACGCGCGCCTTGCGCGCGCGTTTCCCTGAGCTGGGGATCATCACCGACGTAGCCCTCGATCCATTCACCACGCACGGCCAGGACGGCATTCTCGACGACAGCGGATACGTGCAGAACGATGTCACTGTCGACGCGCTGGTCCGCCAGGCGCTATCCCACGCCGAAGCCGGCGCTCAGGTGGTCGCGCCGTCGGACATGATGGATGGTCGTATCCAGGCGATTCGCGAGGCGCTGGAAGTGGCCGAACACCACAACGTGCGCATCATGGCCTACTCGGCGAAATACGCCAGCGCCTACTACGGCCCGTTCCGAGATGCGGTGGGCTCTGCCGCCAACCTCGGCAAGAGCAACAAGAATACCTATCAGATGGACCCGGCCAACGGTGACGAGGCGCTGCACGAAGTGGGCGCCGACCTGGCCGAAGGCGCGGACATGGTGATGGTCAAGCCCGGTCTGCCCTACCTGGATATCGTCTGGCGGGTGAAAGATGCCTTCAAGGCGCCGACCTTCGTCTATCAGGTCAGCGGCGAGTACGCCATGCACATGGCCGCCATCCAGAATGGCTGGCTGAGCGAGGCCGTCATCCTTGAGTCTTTGGTCGGCTTCAAGCGTGCCGGGGCCGATGGCATCCTGACTTACTTCGCCAAACAGGCGGCACAACAATTAAAACGGGGCCAGTGA
- a CDS encoding amino acid ABC transporter permease, translating into MMDFTLWDILRNLLVGLQWTLLLSLVAFVCGGLAGLLVLLARIAPLRLPRLLAKGYIELFQGTPLLMQLFLVFFGIALLGIDVSPWLAAAIALTLFTSAFLAEIWRGCVEAIGRGQWEAAESLAMSRLETLRHVVLPQALRIAVAPTVGFSVQVVKGTAVTSIIGFTELTKTGSMLANATFEPFMVYGFVALGYFLLCYPLSLAAYRLERRLNVTA; encoded by the coding sequence CTGATGGACTTCACCCTCTGGGACATCCTGCGCAACCTGCTGGTGGGCCTGCAGTGGACCCTGCTGCTGTCGCTGGTGGCCTTCGTCTGCGGCGGCCTCGCCGGCCTGCTGGTGCTGCTGGCACGCATCGCGCCGCTACGGCTGCCACGCCTGTTGGCCAAGGGCTATATCGAGCTGTTCCAGGGCACGCCGCTGCTGATGCAGCTGTTCCTGGTGTTCTTCGGCATCGCCCTGCTCGGCATCGACGTCTCGCCCTGGCTGGCCGCCGCGATCGCGCTGACCCTGTTCACCAGCGCCTTTCTCGCCGAGATCTGGCGCGGCTGCGTCGAAGCCATCGGCCGCGGCCAGTGGGAGGCCGCCGAAAGCCTGGCCATGAGCCGCCTGGAAACCCTGCGCCACGTCGTGCTGCCGCAGGCGCTGCGCATCGCCGTGGCGCCCACCGTCGGCTTCTCGGTGCAGGTGGTCAAGGGCACCGCGGTGACCTCGATCATCGGCTTCACCGAACTGACCAAGACCGGCAGCATGCTGGCCAACGCCACCTTCGAGCCGTTCATGGTCTACGGCTTCGTCGCCCTCGGTTACTTCCTGCTCTGCTACCCGCTCTCGCTCGCTGCATACCGCCTGGAAAGGAGGCTGAATGTCACTGCTTAA
- the ppk1 gene encoding polyphosphate kinase 1, whose amino-acid sequence MINQGLSEKDLQDAVVGEVLEQTLPEVVSAPLEVVEETPVALVTNLDDSALYIHRELSQLQFNVRVLEQALDESYPLLERLKFLLIFSSNLDEFFEIRVAGLKKRVTFAREQAGADGLQPHQALARISELVHEQVDRQYAILNDVLLPALAEHQIRFIRRRHWTAKLKTWVRRYFRDEIAPIVTPIGLDPTHPFPLLVNKSLNFIVELEGVDAFGRDSGLAIIPAPRLLPRVIRVPESVGGAGDNFVFLSSMIHAHADDLFHGMRVKGCYQFRLTRNADLSVDTEDVEDLARALRGELISRRYGDAVRLEVADTCPQHLADFLLKQFNLGESEMYRVNGPVNLTRLFSITGLDSHPELQYSPFTPSIPRLLQNSDKIFSVINKQDILLLHPFESFTPVVDLLREAAKDPCVLAIKQTLYRSGANSEIVDALVDAARSGKEVTAVIELRARFDEESNLQLASRLQQAGAVVIYGVVGYKTHAKMMLILRRENGELCRYAHLGTGNYHAGNARLYTDYSLLTSDDALCEDVSKLFSQLIGMGKTMRMKKLLHAPFTLKKTLLDLIALETQHAAEGRPAHIILKVNALTDPKMIKALYKASQTGVRVDLIVRGMCCLRPGIAGVSHNIHVRSIIGRFLEHSRVFYFQNDGDEKLYLSSADWMERNLDRRVETCFPVEGKKLVMRVKKELEGFLSDNTQSWILQPDGSYVRNSPTGNQHPRNVQNILLEKLTAPVMSTR is encoded by the coding sequence ATGATCAACCAGGGACTCAGCGAAAAGGATCTGCAGGACGCCGTGGTCGGCGAGGTGCTGGAACAGACGTTGCCCGAGGTGGTGTCTGCGCCACTGGAAGTCGTCGAGGAGACGCCGGTCGCGCTGGTGACCAACCTGGACGACAGTGCGCTGTACATCCATCGCGAGCTTTCGCAGCTTCAGTTCAACGTCCGCGTGCTCGAGCAGGCGCTGGATGAGTCCTATCCGCTGCTGGAGCGGCTGAAGTTCCTGCTGATCTTCTCCAGCAACCTCGATGAGTTCTTCGAGATTCGCGTCGCCGGACTGAAGAAGCGCGTCACCTTCGCCCGCGAACAGGCGGGCGCCGACGGCCTGCAGCCGCATCAGGCGCTGGCGCGCATATCCGAGCTGGTCCACGAACAGGTCGACCGCCAGTACGCGATCCTCAACGACGTGCTTCTGCCAGCGCTGGCCGAGCATCAGATCCGCTTCATTCGCCGCAGGCACTGGACGGCCAAACTCAAGACCTGGGTGCGCCGCTATTTCCGCGACGAGATTGCGCCGATCGTTACGCCGATCGGTCTCGATCCGACCCATCCGTTCCCGCTGCTGGTGAACAAGAGCCTGAACTTCATCGTCGAGCTGGAAGGCGTCGATGCCTTCGGCCGCGACTCCGGTCTGGCGATCATCCCGGCGCCACGCCTGCTGCCGCGGGTGATCCGCGTGCCGGAGTCGGTCGGCGGCGCCGGCGACAACTTCGTCTTCCTCTCCTCGATGATCCATGCCCATGCCGACGACCTGTTCCACGGCATGCGGGTCAAGGGCTGCTACCAGTTCCGCCTCACCCGTAACGCCGACCTTTCGGTTGACACCGAGGACGTCGAGGACCTGGCACGCGCGCTGCGTGGCGAGCTGATCTCGCGTCGTTATGGCGATGCCGTGCGCCTGGAAGTGGCCGATACCTGCCCGCAGCACCTGGCCGATTTTCTGCTCAAGCAGTTCAACCTCGGCGAAAGTGAGATGTACCGGGTCAATGGCCCGGTCAACCTGACCCGGCTGTTCAGCATCACCGGCCTGGACAGCCACCCCGAACTGCAATACAGCCCGTTCACGCCGTCGATTCCCCGACTGCTGCAGAACAGCGACAAGATCTTCAGCGTGATCAACAAGCAGGACATCCTGCTGCTGCATCCCTTCGAGTCCTTCACGCCGGTGGTCGACCTGCTGCGCGAGGCGGCCAAGGACCCCTGCGTGCTGGCGATCAAACAGACGCTGTATCGCTCCGGCGCCAATTCCGAGATCGTCGATGCGCTGGTCGACGCGGCGCGCAGCGGCAAGGAAGTCACCGCGGTGATCGAGCTGCGCGCCCGGTTCGACGAGGAATCCAACCTGCAGCTGGCCAGCCGTTTGCAACAGGCCGGCGCGGTGGTGATCTACGGCGTGGTCGGCTACAAGACCCACGCCAAGATGATGCTGATCCTGCGCCGAGAGAACGGCGAGCTGTGCCGTTACGCGCATCTGGGCACCGGCAACTACCACGCCGGCAACGCGCGGCTGTACACCGACTACAGCCTGCTGACTTCCGACGACGCGCTCTGCGAGGACGTCTCCAAGCTGTTCAGTCAGCTGATCGGCATGGGCAAGACCATGCGCATGAAGAAGCTCTTGCATGCGCCGTTCACGCTGAAGAAGACGCTGCTCGACCTGATCGCGCTGGAGACCCAGCACGCCGCCGAGGGCCGGCCGGCGCACATCATCCTCAAGGTCAACGCGCTGACCGATCCGAAGATGATCAAGGCGCTGTACAAGGCCAGCCAGACCGGCGTGCGCGTCGACCTGATCGTGCGCGGCATGTGCTGCCTGCGCCCGGGCATCGCCGGGGTCTCGCACAACATCCATGTGCGTTCGATCATCGGCCGTTTCCTCGAGCACAGTCGGGTGTTCTATTTCCAGAACGATGGCGACGAGAAACTCTATCTCTCCAGCGCCGATTGGATGGAACGCAACCTCGATCGGCGGGTGGAAACCTGCTTCCCGGTCGAGGGCAAGAAGCTGGTGATGCGGGTGAAGAAGGAGCTGGAGGGTTTCCTCAGCGACAACACGCAGAGCTGGATCCTGCAGCCGGATGGCAGCTACGTACGCAACAGCCCGACTGGCAACCAGCATCCGCGCAACGTGCAGAACATACTGCTGGAAAAGCTCACCGCGCCGGTGATGAGCACCCGTTAG